From the genome of Methylomonas sp. UP202, one region includes:
- the rlmN gene encoding 23S rRNA (adenine(2503)-C(2))-methyltransferase RlmN — MNSATASAKPALVNLLDFDRKGLQAFFVELGEKPFRATQLLKWIYQEGVADFEQMTNLSKSLRQYLREHCEVRAPDIVTEQLASDGTCKWAMQMRCGNRVETVYIPEDRRATLCVSSQVGCALACSFCSTAQQGFNRNLSTAEIVGQLYLAQQRLGPERRITNVVMMGMGEPLLNFDNVVAAMNLMMDDFAYGLSKRRVTVSTSGVVPAMKRLGDVCDVSMAVSLHAPYDELRDQLVPINVKYPLAELMDACRDYAKTGPRKHITFEYVMLDGINDGAEHARALVKLLKNVPSKLNLIPFNPFPQSSYRCSSSANILRFRDILQDAGLVTTIRKTRGEDIDAACGQLVGQVQDKSRRHLKLQAMQTHGSGNVA; from the coding sequence ATGAACTCTGCGACCGCATCCGCTAAACCGGCATTGGTCAATTTGCTGGATTTCGACAGAAAAGGTCTGCAAGCCTTTTTTGTCGAACTCGGCGAAAAGCCGTTTCGCGCCACCCAATTACTGAAGTGGATTTATCAGGAAGGCGTTGCCGATTTCGAGCAAATGACCAACCTGAGCAAATCGTTGCGCCAGTACTTGCGGGAACATTGCGAAGTCAGGGCGCCGGACATTGTCACGGAACAATTGGCAAGCGACGGCACCTGCAAATGGGCGATGCAAATGCGCTGCGGCAATCGGGTCGAGACGGTCTATATTCCGGAAGATCGGCGCGCGACCTTGTGCGTGTCGTCGCAAGTCGGTTGCGCGCTAGCCTGCAGTTTTTGCTCGACCGCCCAGCAAGGCTTCAACCGCAATCTAAGTACCGCCGAGATCGTCGGCCAGCTCTATCTGGCCCAACAACGCCTCGGGCCCGAGCGCCGCATCACCAATGTCGTGATGATGGGCATGGGCGAACCGCTGTTGAACTTCGATAATGTCGTCGCGGCGATGAATCTGATGATGGACGACTTCGCCTACGGCTTGTCGAAACGCCGGGTCACCGTCAGCACCTCCGGCGTCGTGCCGGCGATGAAAAGACTGGGCGACGTCTGCGACGTCAGCATGGCGGTATCCTTGCACGCGCCGTACGACGAACTGCGCGACCAATTGGTGCCGATCAACGTCAAATACCCGCTCGCCGAACTGATGGACGCTTGCCGCGACTACGCCAAGACCGGTCCGCGCAAGCACATTACCTTCGAATACGTGATGCTGGACGGCATCAACGACGGCGCCGAACACGCGCGCGCGCTGGTCAAACTGTTGAAGAACGTCCCGTCCAAGCTCAACCTGATTCCGTTCAATCCATTCCCGCAGTCGTCGTACCGTTGCTCCAGCAGCGCCAACATCCTGCGCTTTCGCGACATTCTGCAGGACGCGGGACTAGTGACCACGATACGCAAGACGCGCGGCGAAGACATCGACGCCGCCTGCGGTCAACTGGTCGGTCAGGTCCAGGATAAAAGCCGCCGCCATCTGAAACTCCAAGCGATGCAGACGCACGGCAGCGGCAATGTCGCGTAA
- the ndk gene encoding nucleoside-diphosphate kinase — MAIERTFSIIKPDAVAKNVIGEIVSRFEKNGMRVVASKMLQLTQDQAEGFYAEHKERGFFKDLVSFMTSGPVVVQVLEGENAVLKNRELMGATNPKEAAPGTIRADFAVSIDENAVHGSDAPESAAREIAYFFSANELCDRIR; from the coding sequence ATGGCCATCGAACGTACTTTCTCCATCATCAAGCCCGACGCCGTCGCAAAAAACGTGATTGGAGAAATCGTCAGCCGCTTCGAAAAAAACGGAATGCGCGTCGTTGCATCGAAAATGCTGCAATTGACCCAAGACCAAGCCGAAGGCTTTTACGCGGAACACAAGGAACGCGGCTTTTTTAAAGACTTGGTCAGCTTCATGACTTCCGGTCCGGTCGTCGTACAAGTGTTGGAAGGTGAAAACGCCGTTCTGAAAAATCGCGAACTGATGGGCGCGACCAACCCTAAAGAAGCCGCGCCGGGCACGATCCGCGCCGATTTCGCGGTCAGCATCGACGAAAACGCCGTTCACGGCTCCGACGCTCCGGAATCGGCCGCCAGAGAAATCGCTTACTTCTTCAGCGCGAATGAACTCTGCGACCGCATCCGCTAA